Proteins encoded together in one Marinobacter sp. Arc7-DN-1 window:
- a CDS encoding hotdog fold thioesterase → MAIWTQTPNLEHLAEASESTAVSYMGIEYLEIGDDYIKGRMPVDERTVQPFGILHGGSSVLLAETLGSMAANCCLKDPETVAVGLGINANHIRPVTKGWVYGTAKPIHIGGTTQVWEIRLENEGGKTTCISRLTMAVTRRP, encoded by the coding sequence ATGGCAATCTGGACCCAGACCCCGAACCTCGAACACCTCGCCGAAGCCAGCGAAAGCACGGCTGTCAGCTACATGGGTATTGAGTACCTTGAAATCGGCGATGATTACATAAAAGGCCGCATGCCCGTTGATGAACGTACCGTTCAACCGTTTGGCATTCTCCACGGTGGCTCCTCGGTATTGCTGGCAGAAACCCTCGGCAGCATGGCCGCCAACTGTTGCCTGAAAGACCCGGAGACTGTCGCTGTGGGGCTGGGTATCAACGCGAACCACATCCGCCCGGTTACCAAAGGCTGGGTGTACGGCACTGCAAAGCCCATTCATATCGGCGGTACGACCCAGGTGTGGGAAATCCGGCTTGAGAACGAAGGAGGGAAAACCACCTGCATTTCCCGGCTGACCATGGCGGTAACCAGGCGCCCGTAG
- a CDS encoding HD-GYP domain-containing protein: MSTPHQEIVESQIDVSELAIGMHVIRLDRPWEDTDFLLQGFVIRDQSEIDALRAQCDFVVIEGRVSGAPLPRPEKSGLKPSGLMRLFRRNTAPEVSSNTAKAVPPRKRVTYINKVEAGREMKTAVIRFEEAQKTAKSIMSGLRVGRTLDLNNARTVVNSCVESVLRNENALLLLTKIKHQDEYTAEHCINVSILAAAFGKHLGLLEGEIRNLALCGLLHDVGKTRISDEILNKPGALTPQEFDVMRLHTTHGRTILMGTSNSLNTAVDVAFSHHERMDGSGYPRGLQAQQIPYFAKMIGLVDTYDAITSNRVYDKGRASMQALEIIHKHRGTQFDEELADAFIQMIGVYPPGSIVEMVNGEVGIVVESYPSHKLKPRVLLVRDIDKSPLMPFRTLDLKASPEDAAGDIYRIAREVPDGTYDIVLQDFVDEGLIVVKSQEDSNQA, encoded by the coding sequence ATGAGTACACCGCATCAGGAAATTGTTGAGAGCCAGATCGATGTGTCGGAACTCGCCATCGGCATGCATGTCATCCGTCTGGACCGGCCCTGGGAGGACACTGACTTCCTGCTTCAGGGGTTTGTGATTCGTGATCAGTCCGAGATCGATGCGCTGCGCGCCCAGTGTGATTTTGTCGTTATTGAAGGACGAGTCAGCGGCGCCCCCTTGCCAAGGCCTGAAAAAAGCGGCCTGAAGCCATCAGGCCTGATGCGCCTATTCAGGCGAAATACGGCTCCGGAGGTCTCCAGCAACACGGCCAAAGCAGTGCCACCACGCAAACGTGTCACGTACATTAACAAGGTCGAAGCCGGGCGGGAGATGAAAACGGCGGTTATCCGCTTTGAGGAGGCCCAGAAGACGGCCAAGTCGATCATGTCTGGCCTCAGGGTAGGCCGCACGCTGGACCTGAACAATGCCCGCACCGTGGTCAACAGCTGTGTTGAGAGCGTGCTTCGCAATGAAAACGCGCTTCTACTGCTCACCAAAATCAAACATCAGGACGAGTATACCGCCGAGCATTGCATCAACGTGTCCATTCTGGCGGCTGCGTTTGGCAAGCACCTCGGCTTGCTGGAAGGCGAGATCCGTAATCTGGCACTGTGCGGTTTGCTGCACGATGTGGGCAAGACACGGATTTCCGATGAGATCCTCAACAAGCCGGGGGCTCTCACCCCCCAGGAGTTTGACGTGATGCGCCTGCACACGACTCACGGGCGCACCATTCTGATGGGTACCAGCAACTCCCTGAATACTGCCGTGGATGTGGCATTCAGCCACCATGAGCGCATGGACGGTTCCGGTTACCCCCGGGGCCTGCAGGCACAACAGATCCCCTACTTTGCCAAGATGATCGGGCTGGTGGACACCTACGACGCCATTACCAGTAACCGGGTGTACGACAAGGGGCGAGCCTCCATGCAGGCACTGGAAATCATTCACAAGCACCGTGGCACCCAGTTTGATGAGGAGTTGGCCGACGCCTTTATCCAGATGATTGGGGTGTATCCGCCGGGCTCGATTGTTGAAATGGTGAATGGGGAGGTGGGTATCGTTGTCGAGAGCTACCCCAGCCACAAACTCAAGCCCAGAGTGCTATTGGTAAGAGACATCGACAAAAGCCCGCTTATGCCTTTCCGCACCCTCGATCTGAAAGCCTCGCCCGAAGATGCCGCCGGCGACATCTACCGCATTGCCCGTGAAGTCCCGGATGGTACCTACGATATCGTTCTACAGGACTTCGTGGACGAAGGCCTGATCGTAGTCAAATCACAGGAGGACTCGAACCAGGCTTGA
- a CDS encoding sulfite exporter TauE/SafE family protein: protein MSDVSLLQILLANLAVFAGACLQGVAGYGIGTLAAPLLFLISPLLVPGPLILNASLLTIFMLVRNRGALQVRELRFAIGGGVAGAVLAALTLLVISTKGFELIFGILILAAVSLSLGGLKPALNARNSVMAGAASTYMGTITAVGGPPIALIYQNEKGPLVRANMSAFFLVASVFSLSALLTSGYLGTRELALFAVTFPGVVVGFWLSGKLLNHMPFEGLRPVILAIAAVAGTAALIRGLLSL, encoded by the coding sequence TTGTCAGATGTCTCGCTGTTACAGATTCTTCTGGCCAACCTGGCGGTTTTCGCCGGCGCCTGCCTGCAGGGCGTGGCCGGCTATGGCATTGGCACCCTGGCGGCGCCGCTGCTGTTCCTGATCAGCCCGCTGCTCGTGCCCGGCCCGCTGATACTGAATGCCTCCCTGCTGACCATCTTCATGCTGGTCCGTAACCGTGGTGCCCTGCAGGTTCGGGAGCTGCGCTTCGCCATCGGGGGTGGGGTTGCCGGCGCGGTTCTGGCGGCACTGACCTTGCTGGTGATTTCCACCAAGGGATTCGAGCTGATCTTCGGCATCCTGATTCTCGCCGCAGTGTCACTCAGCCTTGGCGGGCTCAAACCGGCCCTGAACGCACGCAATAGTGTGATGGCCGGTGCCGCCTCAACCTATATGGGCACGATCACGGCCGTCGGTGGCCCGCCCATTGCGCTTATCTATCAGAACGAAAAAGGCCCACTGGTGCGTGCAAATATGTCCGCTTTCTTTCTCGTTGCAAGCGTATTCAGCCTGTCTGCACTGCTTACCTCCGGCTATCTGGGCACTCGCGAGCTGGCTCTGTTTGCGGTGACCTTCCCGGGCGTTGTGGTGGGCTTCTGGTTATCCGGCAAGCTGTTGAACCACATGCCCTTCGAGGGGCTTCGCCCGGTGATCCTGGCGATTGCCGCCGTCGCAGGAACCGCGGCCCTTATTCGCGGCCTGCTTTCCCTGTAG
- a CDS encoding SEC-C metal-binding domain-containing protein, translating to MTQQPEHKVCPCGSGKKYEACCL from the coding sequence ATGACACAACAGCCTGAACACAAAGTCTGCCCCTGCGGTAGCGGGAAGAAGTACGAGGCCTGCTGCCTGTAG
- a CDS encoding rhodanese-like domain-containing protein codes for MKTAHDLVAAAKKEIQEVPLEQADDAIKNADLLLDVRDADEYRSGHIPGAVNISRGLLEFKFTNDPAFESRDLNIVCYCKTSGRAALSARALKEMGYLHVQSIAGGFDAWQEAGKPVAKPELPSFE; via the coding sequence ATGAAAACAGCCCACGACCTGGTAGCAGCTGCAAAGAAAGAAATTCAGGAAGTTCCGCTTGAGCAGGCAGACGATGCCATCAAAAACGCGGACCTGCTGTTGGATGTCCGCGATGCCGATGAATACCGCTCCGGGCATATTCCCGGAGCGGTGAACATCTCCCGGGGGTTGCTGGAGTTCAAGTTCACCAATGATCCTGCGTTTGAAAGCCGGGATCTCAACATCGTGTGTTATTGCAAGACATCCGGTCGGGCGGCACTGAGCGCGAGGGCCCTGAAGGAAATGGGCTACCTGCACGTGCAGTCCATTGCCGGTGGTTTTGATGCCTGGCAGGAGGCGGGGAAACCGGTGGCCAAGCCGGAGCTTCCGTCCTTCGAATGA
- a CDS encoding DUF3565 domain-containing protein codes for MKQPITAYHKDEENHWVAQLACGHNQHVRHTPPWVNRPWVTTAEGRESMQGFELDCRKCDEDAPPDDRP; via the coding sequence ATGAAACAACCCATCACCGCCTACCACAAAGACGAAGAAAATCACTGGGTCGCCCAGCTGGCGTGTGGCCACAATCAACATGTGCGCCATACACCGCCCTGGGTGAACCGCCCGTGGGTGACAACGGCAGAAGGCCGGGAGTCCATGCAGGGGTTTGAACTGGACTGCCGGAAATGTGATGAAGACGCGCCGCCGGATGACCGGCCCTGA
- a CDS encoding DUF2235 domain-containing protein, whose translation MVKRLVVCADGTWNRPEEDLQKDVPTNVLRMARAIRPLAADGQPQHVFYDWGIGSYHNAVIGGITGQGIHKNIMDAYRYIVQNFTPGTDLYLFGFSRGAYTVRSLCGLINNCGILKRPDARLIQQAFDHYKKTGDAWKPAGAKSVEFRNAHSHESREIRFVGAWDTVGALGVPFSLMGLFDRKDEFYDTKLGSNVRIARHALAIDERREDFEPTLWEPRDKLDLKQVWFAGSHSDIGGGYPADDQGLLASDSALEWMVQQARSAGLDIEEHLPAGINPSARARLHNSRRHIFRFSTPLVRNLKPDNVETAIHPSVAERWRLDPDYRPPNLKQIGFAG comes from the coding sequence ATGGTTAAGCGCCTTGTTGTCTGTGCCGATGGCACATGGAACCGCCCGGAAGAAGATCTTCAGAAAGACGTTCCCACCAATGTGCTGAGAATGGCCAGAGCCATTCGCCCCCTGGCGGCCGATGGCCAGCCCCAGCATGTGTTTTATGACTGGGGCATTGGTTCGTACCATAACGCGGTGATTGGCGGCATTACCGGGCAGGGCATTCACAAGAACATCATGGATGCCTACCGCTACATCGTTCAGAACTTCACGCCCGGCACCGACCTCTATCTGTTCGGTTTCAGCCGCGGAGCCTACACCGTGCGCTCCCTCTGCGGCCTGATCAACAACTGCGGCATTCTCAAACGGCCCGATGCCCGGCTGATCCAGCAGGCGTTTGATCATTACAAGAAAACCGGCGATGCCTGGAAGCCGGCCGGCGCCAAATCCGTCGAGTTCCGGAATGCCCACAGCCATGAGTCCCGGGAGATCCGCTTTGTGGGCGCCTGGGATACGGTGGGTGCCCTGGGTGTGCCCTTCTCACTGATGGGGCTGTTTGATCGCAAGGACGAGTTTTACGACACCAAGCTGGGAAGTAATGTGCGTATTGCCCGCCATGCACTGGCCATTGATGAGCGCCGGGAGGATTTCGAACCTACGCTCTGGGAGCCCCGGGACAAGCTGGATCTGAAACAGGTGTGGTTTGCCGGTTCCCACAGTGATATCGGCGGTGGTTACCCGGCAGACGATCAGGGGCTGCTGGCTTCCGACAGCGCCCTGGAATGGATGGTGCAGCAGGCCAGGAGCGCCGGCCTGGATATTGAGGAGCACCTGCCCGCCGGTATCAATCCCAGCGCCAGGGCCAGGCTGCACAACTCACGGCGCCATATTTTCCGGTTTTCAACGCCTCTGGTTCGCAACCTGAAACCGGACAATGTCGAGACCGCCATTCACCCGTCCGTGGCCGAGCGCTGGCGGTTGGATCCGGATTACCGGCCGCCAAATCTGAAGCAGATAGGGTTTGCCGGCTAG
- a CDS encoding CHAD domain-containing protein — protein MKHLFLVRHAKSSWADEGLGDRDRPLNARGESQLAPLAKALQSAGAFGGGIVSSDAARAQATLDGVLPDNVPPGRRHALSELYTFDYRRLLCWLQHRDDQSRVMLIGHNPALLELAQWLLKRPPEQLPTASFIHIRLPIKHWHQLDRGKGKLVALLTPPDFSYAHFSRKQKKKANTDGDDPARDIPAALHHQLKRLRQLEQGVILGLDDEFLHQYRIAIRRSRAIAESVLEVNGDKTLAKGVKTLKRHAKATGPLRDLHVFLQDLPELCGDNREMQVALQVWFESEAASKHSKLVKRLGSKRYHDSMDHWQNLIDSRKFHKLAGTLSPKDIRKAVERRTKDFNRHTVELMHTSPDEDIHRLRKQLKRIRYLMELDAKTWKSNLKTLKARQQLYGRFQDLHVQIEMLEHFRKAAPAVFPAALTGIMQTLEDRKADARKQILALGGLDAAPL, from the coding sequence ATGAAGCACCTGTTTCTTGTACGCCATGCCAAATCCAGCTGGGCCGATGAAGGGCTGGGCGACCGGGATCGTCCGCTCAATGCCCGGGGGGAAAGCCAGCTCGCGCCACTGGCAAAAGCGCTGCAATCTGCAGGCGCCTTCGGCGGCGGCATAGTCAGCAGCGATGCCGCGCGGGCCCAGGCCACCCTGGACGGTGTGTTGCCCGACAATGTCCCGCCAGGACGACGCCACGCCCTCAGTGAACTCTACACCTTCGACTACCGGCGCCTGCTCTGCTGGCTGCAACACCGGGATGACCAATCCCGGGTTATGCTCATAGGCCATAATCCCGCCTTACTCGAACTGGCCCAGTGGCTGCTGAAGCGACCGCCGGAGCAGTTACCGACCGCCAGCTTTATTCACATCCGGCTGCCGATCAAACACTGGCACCAGCTTGACCGGGGTAAGGGCAAACTTGTGGCCCTGCTGACGCCGCCGGACTTCAGCTACGCCCACTTCTCACGAAAGCAGAAAAAGAAAGCCAATACCGATGGTGACGACCCGGCCAGAGACATCCCCGCCGCACTCCACCATCAGTTAAAACGCCTGAGGCAACTGGAACAGGGTGTCATTCTGGGCCTGGATGACGAGTTCCTGCACCAGTACCGCATTGCCATTCGCCGCAGCCGGGCCATCGCCGAATCGGTGCTGGAAGTGAATGGCGACAAGACACTGGCGAAGGGCGTGAAAACCCTGAAGCGCCACGCCAAGGCCACCGGGCCACTAAGGGATCTGCATGTCTTTCTGCAGGATCTGCCGGAGCTATGCGGCGACAACCGCGAAATGCAGGTGGCCTTACAGGTCTGGTTTGAGAGCGAAGCCGCCAGCAAACACAGCAAACTGGTGAAGCGCCTGGGCAGCAAACGCTACCACGACAGCATGGACCACTGGCAAAACCTGATCGATTCCCGGAAGTTTCACAAACTGGCCGGAACACTCAGCCCCAAAGACATCCGAAAGGCTGTGGAGCGTCGTACCAAAGATTTCAACAGGCATACCGTTGAGCTGATGCACACCTCGCCGGATGAGGATATCCACCGTTTGCGCAAGCAGCTCAAACGCATCCGATACCTGATGGAGCTGGATGCAAAAACCTGGAAAAGCAACCTGAAAACCCTGAAAGCCCGGCAGCAGCTCTATGGCCGCTTCCAGGACCTGCATGTGCAGATTGAGATGCTGGAACATTTCCGGAAGGCGGCACCGGCGGTTTTCCCTGCGGCGCTCACGGGCATCATGCAAACCCTGGAAGATCGTAAGGCGGACGCCCGAAAACAGATTCTGGCCCTTGGCGGACTCGATGCAGCCCCGTTATGA
- a CDS encoding methyl-accepting chemotaxis protein — translation MKFLSHLTIRTRLLAAVLVPVLITAATLAWITASQIQVNAEEEIKRLEASLLQARKAGLQSLIDAAKAVVLEAKNDPSLSEEQAKEAAAARLRSIRFDETNYVFAYTRDVYNLAYAPDPSKEGPTNNATLKRLVGDLFDAAESDGFYGYEWMNPASGNEEPKLSYSTVIPDWDWMIGAGVYITDIERELAAARQEMERGMSATLGFILLVTAIVVVIALVIGIFVGRSVTTPLKRVSNMMQEIADGEGDLRQRLPDEGKDELAELGRRFNAFVVKIQNTMREVGATTDQVASAAEELSRVANETRASVQEQGSETDQIASAINEMAATIQQISGNANEVESAASDADRMAREGGETISSAQGAVNQLSEEIQDTAKIIDALAEKSDDIQQVLDVIHAVTEQTNLLALNAAIEAARAGEHGRGFSVVADEVRQLARRSAESADQIREMIDGFVTESKASVERMNTSRKHSTETVERINHATDALKTIETSVGQIHDQVTQIATAAEQQSQVAEEINQNVVRIVDAAQRSDTGVTQTNEASHELARLGESLRELVGQFKV, via the coding sequence ATGAAATTTCTGAGTCACCTGACAATACGAACGCGTTTGCTGGCAGCTGTACTGGTGCCGGTACTGATTACGGCCGCCACCCTGGCCTGGATTACCGCAAGCCAGATTCAGGTAAACGCGGAAGAGGAAATCAAACGCCTTGAGGCCAGCCTTCTGCAAGCCCGGAAGGCCGGCCTTCAGAGCCTGATCGATGCCGCCAAAGCGGTGGTTCTGGAGGCCAAGAACGATCCGTCCCTGAGCGAAGAGCAAGCAAAAGAGGCGGCTGCAGCGCGCCTGCGCTCAATCCGTTTCGATGAAACCAACTATGTGTTCGCCTACACCCGCGATGTCTACAACCTGGCTTATGCACCGGATCCGTCCAAAGAGGGGCCAACCAACAACGCGACGCTGAAACGCCTGGTGGGTGACCTCTTCGATGCCGCCGAGAGCGATGGCTTTTACGGTTATGAATGGATGAACCCCGCCTCCGGTAACGAAGAGCCCAAGCTGTCCTATTCCACCGTCATCCCGGACTGGGACTGGATGATCGGTGCCGGCGTGTACATCACCGATATCGAACGGGAGCTGGCAGCCGCGCGGCAGGAGATGGAAAGGGGTATGTCGGCGACCCTCGGATTCATCCTGCTGGTCACCGCGATTGTTGTCGTGATCGCGCTGGTGATCGGGATCTTTGTTGGCCGGAGCGTAACCACGCCGCTGAAACGTGTCAGTAACATGATGCAGGAAATCGCCGACGGTGAAGGTGATCTTCGCCAGCGCCTGCCGGATGAGGGCAAAGATGAACTGGCCGAGCTGGGCCGACGGTTCAATGCCTTTGTGGTCAAGATCCAGAACACCATGCGGGAAGTGGGGGCTACGACCGATCAGGTGGCCTCGGCCGCGGAAGAGCTGAGCCGTGTCGCGAATGAAACCCGGGCATCGGTGCAGGAGCAGGGCTCGGAGACAGATCAGATCGCTTCCGCCATTAATGAAATGGCGGCCACGATTCAGCAGATCTCCGGCAATGCCAACGAGGTCGAGAGTGCTGCGTCAGATGCGGACCGTATGGCCCGGGAAGGCGGTGAAACCATCAGTAGTGCCCAGGGTGCGGTAAACCAGCTGTCGGAAGAGATTCAGGATACCGCGAAGATTATTGATGCGCTGGCTGAAAAATCTGACGATATCCAGCAGGTTCTGGACGTTATTCACGCGGTGACCGAGCAGACCAACCTGCTGGCCCTGAACGCCGCTATCGAGGCAGCCCGAGCCGGTGAGCATGGCCGTGGGTTCTCTGTGGTCGCCGACGAAGTACGCCAGCTTGCCAGGCGTAGTGCCGAATCCGCCGATCAGATTCGCGAGATGATTGATGGTTTCGTTACGGAATCCAAGGCATCCGTTGAACGCATGAACACATCACGGAAACACTCGACCGAAACGGTCGAGCGGATCAATCACGCAACCGACGCCCTGAAAACGATCGAGACCTCTGTCGGCCAGATCCACGATCAGGTTACCCAGATTGCCACGGCGGCTGAGCAGCAGAGCCAGGTCGCGGAAGAGATCAACCAGAACGTGGTCCGGATTGTGGATGCCGCACAGCGCAGCGATACCGGTGTGACCCAGACCAACGAAGCCAGCCACGAACTGGCGCGCCTGGGCGAGAGCCTTCGTGAGCTGGTAGGGCAGTTCAAGGTCTGA
- a CDS encoding TRAP transporter substrate-binding protein — MTIRKTLLAAVAAAATVFSMSSVAEENFTLRLAQTWGPNSPILGETVQNMADMAEAMSAGRLEIRIDPSNKHKAPFGIFDLVRNGQYDMGHTASYYYKGTIPNAMYFTTIPFGLIAPEMYAWFYYGGGMELMQKVYEPYGLLSFPGGNTGNQMGGWFRKEINSLEDLKGIKMRTPGFAGEVMSELGVAVTNIPPGELYSALERGTIDAVEWVGPALDFQMGFHQIAKYYYSGWQEPGAEVQFLINQKTWNKLPKDLQEILRVAMRTAAYDMYIQSTHESGVAWDRMKENYPDVTHKVFPPEVIEALRRTTNRLLAEAAEKDELAREIIESQRGYLKQVRQWTNISDKAYLNSVAED, encoded by the coding sequence ATGACAATCCGGAAAACACTGCTTGCGGCCGTCGCTGCTGCAGCCACCGTCTTCAGCATGTCCTCGGTTGCCGAGGAAAACTTCACTTTGCGCCTTGCGCAAACCTGGGGCCCCAATTCTCCGATTCTGGGGGAGACCGTTCAGAATATGGCGGATATGGCAGAGGCCATGTCGGCTGGCCGACTGGAAATCCGCATTGATCCGTCCAACAAGCACAAGGCGCCGTTCGGAATTTTTGATCTGGTGCGTAACGGCCAGTACGACATGGGGCATACCGCGTCCTATTACTACAAGGGCACGATCCCCAATGCCATGTACTTCACCACCATCCCGTTCGGGCTGATTGCACCTGAAATGTACGCTTGGTTCTATTATGGTGGCGGCATGGAACTCATGCAGAAAGTCTATGAGCCCTATGGACTGTTGTCGTTCCCGGGCGGCAACACCGGTAACCAGATGGGGGGCTGGTTCCGCAAGGAGATCAACTCCCTGGAGGACCTGAAGGGTATCAAGATGCGCACTCCGGGCTTTGCCGGCGAGGTGATGTCTGAGCTCGGCGTTGCGGTGACCAATATTCCCCCGGGCGAGCTCTACAGCGCCCTGGAGCGCGGTACCATTGATGCGGTGGAGTGGGTTGGCCCGGCTCTGGATTTCCAGATGGGCTTCCACCAGATCGCCAAGTACTACTACTCCGGCTGGCAGGAGCCGGGTGCGGAAGTTCAGTTCCTGATTAACCAGAAAACCTGGAACAAGCTGCCGAAAGATCTTCAGGAGATCCTGAGAGTCGCCATGCGCACTGCGGCTTACGACATGTATATCCAGAGCACCCATGAAAGCGGTGTGGCCTGGGATCGCATGAAGGAAAACTACCCTGATGTCACCCACAAGGTGTTCCCACCGGAAGTCATCGAGGCCCTGCGCCGTACAACGAACCGGCTGCTGGCGGAGGCCGCCGAGAAGGATGAGCTGGCCAGGGAAATCATTGAGTCACAGCGCGGCTATCTCAAGCAGGTGCGCCAGTGGACCAATATTTCAGACAAGGCATACCTGAACAGCGTCGCTGAAGACTGA
- a CDS encoding universal stress protein, whose translation MFKRILVAVDGSKTSLKALNKAIDLQKLIPEAEIYILCVYKHHSLFEASLSRGRPAGMDIPDKALSDFARDVVNDAKELAREQGATKVRGFVKAGRPSKVITRFAHDKEADLIVVGAQGTNSDKDGMFLGSVSHRVASHAKCPVLIV comes from the coding sequence ATGTTCAAACGGATTCTGGTAGCGGTGGACGGGTCGAAAACGTCTTTGAAAGCGCTCAACAAGGCCATAGATCTTCAGAAGCTCATTCCCGAGGCCGAAATCTACATCCTCTGCGTGTACAAGCACCACAGCCTGTTCGAGGCCTCGCTCTCACGTGGGCGGCCTGCGGGCATGGACATTCCGGACAAGGCGCTGTCAGACTTCGCCAGGGATGTGGTCAATGACGCCAAGGAATTGGCCAGGGAGCAGGGTGCCACCAAAGTTCGTGGGTTTGTGAAGGCGGGTCGCCCTTCAAAGGTGATCACCCGATTCGCCCACGATAAGGAAGCCGACCTGATTGTCGTGGGCGCCCAGGGTACCAACAGTGACAAGGATGGTATGTTCCTGGGCAGTGTGTCGCACCGTGTTGCATCCCATGCCAAGTGCCCGGTTCTGATCGTCTGA
- a CDS encoding TRAP transporter large permease: MATTLMLIMLVLLLLGFPMMIPLLVAAIIGFIMSFGGLSQMETLIQQMMGGIRPASLIAVPMFILAADIMTRGQSADRLIHMVMSFIGHIKGGLAISTATSCTLFGAVSGSTQATVVAVGSPLRPKLLKAGYSDSFTLALIINSSDIAFLIPPSIGMIIYGVVAETSIAELFIAGIGPGLLILAMFSIYCLIYAHANKLPTEDKAGWKERAVATRDALWPLGFPVIIVGGIYGGIFSPTEAAAVCVLYALILEFIIFRSLKSADIWKIAKSTGLITAVVFILVAAGTAFSWIISFAQIPQAILEAVGVNNAGPVGVLIAISISFFIACMFVDPIVVILVLTPIFAPAIQSTGLDPVLVGVLITLQVAIGSATPPFGVDIFTAIAIFKRPYWEVIRGTPPFIVILFAAAALIITFPQIALFLRDLAYR, from the coding sequence ATGGCGACCACTCTGATGCTTATCATGCTCGTGCTGCTGCTCCTCGGCTTCCCGATGATGATCCCCCTGCTCGTCGCCGCGATCATCGGTTTCATAATGAGTTTCGGCGGCCTCAGCCAGATGGAAACCCTGATCCAGCAGATGATGGGTGGTATCCGGCCCGCTTCGCTCATTGCGGTTCCCATGTTTATTCTCGCTGCGGATATCATGACCCGGGGCCAGTCGGCAGACCGTCTGATTCACATGGTCATGTCCTTTATCGGCCACATCAAGGGCGGTCTGGCCATCAGCACCGCGACCTCGTGCACCTTGTTTGGCGCGGTGTCCGGCTCAACCCAGGCCACCGTGGTCGCTGTCGGCTCCCCACTGCGTCCCAAGCTGTTGAAAGCGGGCTACTCCGACTCCTTCACACTGGCACTGATTATCAACTCCAGTGACATTGCCTTCCTGATCCCGCCGAGCATCGGCATGATTATCTATGGTGTGGTCGCGGAAACGTCCATCGCCGAGCTGTTCATCGCGGGTATCGGCCCGGGCCTGCTTATTCTCGCCATGTTTTCCATCTACTGCCTGATTTATGCCCATGCGAACAAGCTGCCGACGGAAGACAAGGCCGGCTGGAAAGAGCGGGCAGTGGCCACACGGGACGCGCTCTGGCCACTGGGTTTTCCGGTCATTATCGTTGGTGGTATCTACGGTGGCATCTTCAGCCCCACTGAGGCGGCTGCTGTATGTGTGCTCTATGCGCTGATTCTGGAATTCATCATCTTCCGCTCACTGAAGAGCGCAGATATCTGGAAGATTGCCAAATCCACCGGCCTGATTACGGCGGTGGTCTTTATTCTGGTAGCCGCAGGCACCGCTTTCTCCTGGATCATCTCGTTCGCCCAGATCCCGCAAGCCATCCTTGAAGCCGTCGGCGTCAATAACGCCGGACCGGTTGGTGTGCTGATCGCCATCAGCATCTCGTTCTTTATTGCCTGTATGTTTGTTGACCCGATTGTGGTAATCCTGGTATTGACCCCCATCTTCGCGCCGGCCATCCAGTCCACCGGCCTGGACCCTGTGCTTGTTGGGGTACTAATTACCCTGCAAGTGGCCATTGGCTCGGCCACGCCGCCGTTCGGTGTTGACATCTTCACCGCCATCGCGATTTTCAAGCGTCCCTACTGGGAGGTGATCCGGGGTACGCCACCGTTCATTGTCATACTCTTCGCGGCCGCTGCGCTGATCATCACCTTTCCGCAAATCGCTCTGTTCCTTCGTGACCTGGCTTATCGCTAG
- a CDS encoding TRAP transporter small permease, translating into MSENSPDLEDDTGTYESGLPGFLGTIDVFISKLEAVMLAAGVLLMALNTCANVISRFLLQQSMFFTGEVNRILIILITFAGIGYAARHGRHIRMSAIFDALPVMGRKVLMIIIALFTSAVMFFLAYYSYEYIVTLAGRGRILPALGFDVWIIYVWAPIGFTITGIQYLLTAIKNFRSPDVFLSTSVRDGYADTESEV; encoded by the coding sequence ATGTCCGAGAATTCCCCGGATCTTGAAGACGACACCGGCACCTACGAGTCCGGCCTGCCCGGGTTTCTGGGCACTATTGATGTTTTCATCAGCAAGCTGGAAGCCGTCATGCTCGCGGCAGGGGTGCTCTTGATGGCGCTGAACACCTGCGCCAACGTGATATCACGGTTCCTCCTGCAGCAAAGCATGTTCTTCACCGGTGAAGTCAACCGCATACTGATCATTCTGATTACCTTTGCCGGGATCGGTTATGCCGCCCGGCACGGTCGACACATCCGCATGTCGGCCATATTCGACGCGCTTCCGGTGATGGGGCGCAAGGTGCTGATGATCATCATTGCCCTGTTCACCTCCGCGGTAATGTTCTTTCTGGCTTACTACTCCTATGAATACATCGTGACACTCGCAGGGCGTGGCCGGATCTTACCAGCACTGGGTTTCGATGTGTGGATAATTTACGTGTGGGCACCCATCGGGTTCACCATCACCGGTATCCAGTATCTGTTAACGGCCATCAAGAATTTCCGCAGCCCGGATGTTTTCCTGTCGACCAGTGTAAGAGATGGCTACGCAGACACCGAGTCGGAAGTGTGA